A portion of the Streptomyces sp. NBC_01335 genome contains these proteins:
- a CDS encoding SGNH/GDSL hydrolase family protein, with protein MSVRRFWASFSTLAIAAVAALGAAQPASAATGGYVALGDSYSSGVGAGSYLSDSGDCHRSTKAYPYLWAAANSPSSFAFVACSGATTSTVAGSQLSALNSSTALVSISVGGNDVGFADVMQTCVLSSEATCISSVNAAVTKAQNVLPGSLDSLYGSIHAKAPSAHVVVLSYPRFYKISGSCILGLSENSRKAINNGADVLNSIIAKRAANAGFTYSSVVDEFTGHELCSGDPWLNSVTLPVYNSYHPKAAGQSGGYLPAFKSAL; from the coding sequence ATGTCAGTGCGTAGATTCTGGGCATCCTTTTCCACTCTGGCCATCGCGGCCGTCGCAGCGCTGGGAGCCGCTCAGCCGGCCTCCGCCGCTACGGGCGGTTACGTCGCTCTCGGCGACTCCTACTCCTCCGGAGTGGGCGCCGGCAGTTACCTCTCGGACAGCGGCGACTGCCACCGTTCGACCAAGGCGTATCCGTACCTCTGGGCCGCCGCCAACTCCCCGTCCTCCTTCGCCTTCGTCGCGTGTTCGGGCGCGACGACGTCGACCGTCGCCGGCAGCCAGCTGAGCGCGCTCAACTCGTCGACCGCACTGGTCAGCATCTCGGTGGGCGGCAACGACGTCGGCTTCGCCGATGTCATGCAGACCTGCGTCCTGTCGAGCGAGGCCACCTGCATCAGCAGCGTGAACGCGGCCGTCACCAAGGCGCAGAACGTCCTGCCGGGCAGCCTCGACTCCCTCTACGGCTCCATCCACGCGAAGGCCCCTTCGGCGCACGTGGTCGTGCTGAGCTACCCCCGCTTCTACAAGATCTCCGGCAGCTGCATCCTGGGCCTCAGTGAGAACTCACGGAAGGCGATCAACAACGGTGCGGACGTGCTGAACTCCATCATCGCCAAGCGCGCGGCCAACGCCGGCTTCACCTACTCCAGCGTGGTGGACGAGTTCACCGGCCACGAGCTCTGCTCGGGCGACCCCTGGCTCAACAGCGTCACGCTGCCGGTCTACAACTCCTACCACCCGAAGGCCGCCGGCCAGTCGGGCGGCTACCTGCCCGCCTTCAAGTCGGCGCTCTAG